The following coding sequences are from one Enterococcus sp. 4G2_DIV0659 window:
- the accB gene encoding acetyl-CoA carboxylase biotin carboxyl carrier protein yields the protein MNINEVKDLLAQFDQSTLTEFDLKEGSFGLYMNKNKVSQKTVSNEPKQAVGTNSVTVQESPKETVSQTVEVKETAPQAEIKPENTEEIISPIVGVVYLKPAPDKESFKQVGDPVKKGEVVCIVEAMKLMNEITSTVDGVITEILIQNEDVVEFNQPLFRVSKGV from the coding sequence ATGAATATCAATGAAGTGAAAGATTTACTAGCACAATTTGATCAATCAACATTAACTGAATTTGATCTTAAAGAAGGCTCATTTGGTCTTTATATGAATAAAAATAAAGTGTCTCAAAAAACAGTATCTAACGAACCAAAACAAGCAGTGGGCACGAATAGTGTAACGGTTCAAGAATCACCTAAAGAAACTGTTAGCCAAACTGTAGAAGTAAAAGAAACTGCACCACAAGCAGAAATCAAACCAGAAAACACCGAAGAAATCATTTCGCCGATTGTTGGTGTCGTGTATTTGAAACCAGCACCTGATAAAGAAAGTTTTAAACAAGTCGGCGACCCAGTTAAAAAAGGTGAGGTTGTTTGTATTGTTGAGGCAATGAAATTGATGAATGAAATTACTTCAACAGTAGATGGTGTGATTACTGAAATCTTGATACAAAATGAAGATGTTGTTGAGTTTAATCAACCTTTATTCCGCGTATCAAAAGGGGTGTAG
- the accD gene encoding acetyl-CoA carboxylase, carboxyltransferase subunit beta, whose protein sequence is MALFKKKNYIRINPNRPSDQSSAKKPAVPDNMWAKCPCCKRTLYTKDMGAEKVCPYCGYSFRIGAWERLALTVDEKSFEEWDTGLVTEDPLNFPGYLDKIAKMQEKTELHEAVLTGKAKIDGQPIGIGVMDANFIMGSMGTVVGEKITRLFERATEQQLPVIIFTASGGARMQEGIFSLMQMAKISGAVKRHSNAGLLYLTVLTDPTTGGVTASFAMDGDIILAEPQSLIGFAGRRVIEQTIRQELPDDFQKAEFLLDHGFVDQIVPRNQLRESLSNLIRLHTMKGWR, encoded by the coding sequence ATGGCTTTATTTAAGAAGAAAAACTACATTCGAATCAATCCGAATCGCCCAAGCGACCAATCCTCAGCAAAAAAACCTGCAGTTCCGGATAACATGTGGGCAAAATGTCCTTGTTGCAAACGTACGCTTTATACAAAAGATATGGGGGCAGAAAAAGTCTGTCCTTATTGCGGTTATAGTTTTAGAATTGGTGCTTGGGAACGACTTGCATTGACTGTCGATGAAAAGAGTTTTGAAGAATGGGATACGGGTTTAGTAACGGAAGATCCATTAAATTTTCCAGGCTATCTAGACAAAATTGCCAAAATGCAGGAAAAGACTGAACTGCATGAGGCGGTTTTAACAGGGAAAGCTAAAATTGACGGGCAACCAATTGGTATCGGTGTGATGGATGCTAATTTTATTATGGGAAGCATGGGAACTGTTGTAGGGGAGAAAATTACTCGCTTATTTGAACGAGCAACAGAACAGCAGTTGCCAGTGATTATTTTTACTGCATCTGGTGGAGCGAGAATGCAAGAAGGCATTTTTTCTCTAATGCAAATGGCGAAAATCTCTGGCGCGGTTAAGCGTCATAGTAACGCTGGTTTACTTTATTTGACTGTTTTGACTGATCCAACAACTGGCGGAGTCACAGCAAGCTTTGCTATGGATGGAGATATTATTTTAGCGGAGCCGCAGAGTTTGATTGGTTTTGCTGGGCGTCGGGTTATCGAGCAGACGATTCGCCAAGAATTACCAGATGATTTTCAAAAAGCTGAATTTTTATTAGATCATGGCTTTGTCGACCAAATTGTGCCGCGAAACCAATTGCGGGAATCACTCAGTAATCTAATTAGACTGCATACAATGAAAGGGTGGAGATAG
- a CDS encoding acetyl-CoA carboxylase carboxyl transferase subunit alpha translates to MEKTANDIVTLARAQDRFTTLEYIDSIFSDFMEFHGDRYFGDDLAVVGGIATLDEKPVTVVGIQKGRNLPENIERNFGAPHPEGYRKALRLMKQAEKFGRPVITFINTAGAYCGIEAEERGEGEAIARNLLEMSDLQVPIIAIIIGEGGSGGALALAVADEVWMLEHTIYAVLSPEGFASILWKDGSRAKEAAELMKITATELKELTIIDRVIPEEMNGEALEQSKINRMIQKALISQLSELSKCEMEELVEKRYQRFRKF, encoded by the coding sequence ATGGAGAAAACAGCCAATGATATTGTCACCCTAGCAAGAGCGCAGGATCGTTTTACAACATTAGAATATATTGATTCTATCTTTAGCGACTTTATGGAATTTCATGGTGACCGCTATTTCGGTGATGATTTAGCTGTTGTTGGTGGAATTGCGACATTAGATGAAAAACCAGTAACAGTTGTCGGGATTCAAAAAGGGCGCAATTTGCCTGAAAATATTGAACGTAACTTTGGGGCTCCTCATCCAGAAGGGTATCGCAAAGCGTTGCGTTTGATGAAGCAAGCTGAAAAATTTGGTCGTCCAGTGATTACGTTTATTAATACAGCGGGAGCTTATTGCGGTATTGAAGCGGAAGAACGTGGTGAAGGTGAAGCCATTGCTAGAAACCTGCTTGAAATGTCTGACCTACAGGTGCCAATTATTGCAATCATCATTGGTGAAGGCGGAAGTGGTGGTGCATTGGCGCTTGCAGTAGCTGATGAAGTTTGGATGCTGGAGCATACCATTTATGCTGTGTTATCACCAGAAGGTTTTGCTTCGATTTTATGGAAAGATGGTAGTCGTGCAAAAGAAGCGGCTGAATTAATGAAAATTACAGCGACTGAATTAAAGGAACTGACCATTATTGATCGTGTGATTCCAGAAGAAATGAATGGTGAAGCATTGGAACAATCGAAAATCAATAGGATGATCCAAAAAGCGCTTATCAGTCAATTATCTGAACTATCTAAATGTGAGATGGAAGAGCTAGTGGAAAAACGTTATCAGAGATTCCGAAAATTTTAA
- the fabZ gene encoding 3-hydroxyacyl-ACP dehydratase FabZ: MNIEEIKAIIPHRYPFLLLDTVEEIVVGEKVIAKKNVTINEPFFQGHFPGEPVMPGVLILEALAQAGAVALLSMPDFKGKTAYFGGIDKAKFRQKVVPGDTLMLEVEIMKVKKIAGIGKGIATVNGKKVAEAELTFMIG; encoded by the coding sequence ATGAATATTGAAGAGATTAAAGCAATTATTCCTCATCGCTATCCCTTTTTGTTGTTAGATACAGTTGAAGAAATCGTTGTGGGAGAAAAAGTGATCGCAAAGAAAAATGTTACGATCAATGAACCATTTTTTCAAGGACATTTTCCAGGAGAGCCTGTTATGCCAGGTGTATTGATTCTTGAGGCATTAGCGCAAGCAGGTGCTGTAGCATTATTATCTATGCCTGATTTTAAAGGTAAAACAGCTTATTTTGGCGGTATTGACAAAGCCAAGTTTAGACAAAAAGTTGTTCCAGGAGATACGTTGATGTTAGAAGTAGAAATTATGAAAGTAAAAAAAATAGCCGGCATCGGCAAAGGGATTGCGACTGTGAACGGGAAAAAAGTAGCGGAAGCAGAATTGACCTTTATGATTGGATAG
- a CDS encoding acetyl-CoA carboxylase biotin carboxylase subunit, protein MFSKVLIANRGEIAVRIIRACRELGVQTVAVYSEADKEALHTQLADEAICIGPAKAADSYLNVQSVLSAAIVTNAEAIHPGFGFLSENSQFAAMCEECNITFIGPKAETIDAMGNKINARELMQKANVPVIPGSTGVINSVEEALAIADSIGYPVMLKAAAGGGGKGIRKVLTKEELPQHFTSAQQEAKAAFGNDDMYLEKIIYPARHIEVQILGDHYGHVIHLGERDCSLQRNNQKVLEESPSIAISPEKRQLLGETAVRAAKAVHYENAGTIEFLMDQSGEFYFMEMNTRIQVEHPVTEMVTGIDLVKAQLKIASGEELSYTQEDVTIKGHAIECRINAENPAFNFAPSPGKIKNLLLPSGGMGLRVDSAMYSGYTIPPYYDSMIAKVIVHGDDRMDALMKMQRALNEIVTEGIITNSEFQLDLITHENVLAGEYDTSFLQETFLPNWEPDSDN, encoded by the coding sequence ATGTTTTCAAAAGTTTTAATTGCAAATAGAGGAGAAATTGCTGTTCGGATTATTCGGGCATGTCGCGAATTGGGAGTACAGACGGTAGCTGTCTACTCTGAAGCAGATAAAGAAGCATTACACACGCAGCTTGCTGATGAGGCTATTTGTATTGGTCCAGCGAAAGCTGCTGATTCATATTTAAATGTTCAAAGTGTATTAAGTGCAGCGATTGTAACAAATGCAGAAGCAATTCATCCTGGTTTTGGTTTCTTATCAGAAAATAGTCAATTTGCTGCGATGTGTGAAGAATGCAATATCACATTTATTGGTCCAAAAGCTGAAACGATTGATGCAATGGGAAATAAAATCAATGCACGTGAGTTAATGCAAAAAGCGAACGTTCCGGTAATTCCAGGAAGTACTGGTGTTATTAATTCTGTTGAAGAAGCGTTAGCGATTGCTGATAGTATTGGTTATCCTGTCATGCTTAAAGCGGCTGCTGGTGGTGGTGGTAAAGGGATTCGTAAAGTGTTAACTAAAGAAGAACTGCCACAGCATTTTACCTCAGCTCAACAAGAAGCAAAAGCCGCATTCGGCAATGATGATATGTATTTAGAAAAAATTATTTACCCAGCTCGTCACATTGAAGTACAAATTTTGGGTGATCATTATGGTCATGTTATTCATTTAGGTGAACGAGATTGCTCATTGCAAAGAAATAATCAAAAAGTTCTTGAAGAATCACCTTCGATCGCTATTTCACCAGAAAAACGCCAATTATTAGGAGAAACAGCTGTACGAGCTGCTAAAGCTGTTCATTATGAAAATGCTGGAACAATTGAATTTTTAATGGATCAATCAGGTGAATTTTATTTTATGGAAATGAACACCCGCATTCAAGTAGAGCATCCTGTGACAGAAATGGTCACAGGAATCGATCTTGTTAAAGCACAATTAAAGATTGCTTCAGGGGAAGAGTTATCATATACGCAAGAAGATGTGACGATTAAAGGTCATGCGATCGAGTGTCGAATCAACGCTGAAAATCCTGCGTTTAATTTTGCACCTTCTCCAGGGAAAATCAAAAACTTACTACTTCCAAGCGGCGGTATGGGCTTACGAGTGGATAGTGCGATGTATTCAGGATACACGATTCCACCTTATTATGATTCGATGATTGCGAAAGTAATCGTTCACGGGGATGATCGTATGGATGCTTTGATGAAGATGCAGCGGGCGTTAAATGAGATTGTGACAGAAGGAATTATTACAAACTCAGAATTTCAACTGGATTTGATCACGCATGAAAATGTGCTGGCTGGTGAATATGATACAAGTTTTTTACAAGAAACATTTTTACCAAATTGGGAACCAGACAGCGATAATTAA